The following are from one region of the Streptomyces tuirus genome:
- a CDS encoding sensor histidine kinase, with the protein MSGVPASALPSVAPGGDGPQAPAALRRFASGALPVLVALVDGLVVNGLTPGHGTWLALVAAGALLLRRPAPEVAVLAGLPGLYLGHIAFAPLIALYCVAVRRGHALVGVAGAAAVAVAWFLPHPAAGVSSLALDRETALLALDCCGVAAGVVVLGRSVRSRQERLRAAMERRAWENQVLTERVLATERNRLAREMHDIVAHKVSLISLQAGALQVGRPGDTDVRTTARTIHELSVQTLTELRHLVGVLRTAGDPGAQGAPGAGLAGLTDLVRDSGLTVDLDVSVPPLPVPEPVERAAYRTVQEALTNIRKHAPGARARVRVRCAAGLHVEVHNTAPGHRPAGPALLGGGHGLVGLRERAHLLGGAFHAAPTPDGGFTVKAVFPVGWTGTRHGTGTSAM; encoded by the coding sequence ATGAGCGGAGTACCGGCGTCCGCTCTGCCCTCGGTCGCGCCAGGGGGCGACGGGCCGCAGGCCCCCGCTGCCCTACGGCGGTTCGCCTCCGGGGCGCTGCCGGTGCTGGTCGCCCTGGTGGACGGACTGGTGGTCAACGGCCTCACCCCGGGACACGGGACGTGGCTGGCGCTGGTCGCCGCCGGTGCGCTGCTGCTGCGGCGCCCGGCTCCCGAGGTCGCCGTGCTCGCCGGCCTGCCCGGGCTGTACCTCGGACACATCGCCTTCGCCCCGCTGATCGCGCTCTACTGCGTCGCCGTCCGGCGCGGGCACGCCCTCGTCGGCGTGGCAGGCGCGGCGGCGGTCGCGGTGGCGTGGTTCCTGCCCCACCCGGCGGCCGGCGTCTCCTCCCTCGCCCTCGACCGGGAGACCGCGCTGCTGGCCCTGGACTGCTGCGGGGTGGCGGCGGGCGTCGTCGTCCTCGGCCGGTCGGTCCGTTCGCGGCAGGAGCGCCTGCGGGCGGCGATGGAGCGGCGGGCCTGGGAGAACCAGGTCCTGACCGAACGGGTGCTGGCCACCGAACGCAACCGGCTGGCCCGGGAGATGCACGACATCGTCGCCCACAAGGTGAGCCTGATCAGCCTCCAGGCCGGTGCGCTGCAGGTGGGCCGGCCCGGAGACACGGACGTGCGGACGACGGCCCGCACGATCCACGAACTGTCGGTCCAGACTCTCACCGAACTGCGCCATCTCGTGGGGGTGTTGCGCACGGCGGGAGACCCGGGCGCACAGGGCGCCCCGGGGGCCGGACTGGCCGGTCTCACGGACCTGGTCCGCGACAGCGGCCTGACGGTGGACCTCGACGTGTCGGTCCCTCCGCTCCCGGTGCCGGAGCCGGTCGAACGCGCCGCGTACCGCACGGTGCAGGAGGCGCTGACCAACATCCGCAAGCACGCCCCGGGCGCGCGGGCGCGGGTACGGGTGCGCTGCGCGGCCGGCCTGCACGTCGAGGTGCACAACACCGCCCCCGGCCACCGCCCCGCCGGGCCGGCCCTCCTCGGCGGCGGCCACGGCCTGGTGGGCCTGCGCGAACGGGCACACCTGCTGGGCGGCGCCTTCCACGCGGCCCCCACGCCCGACGGCGGCTTCACGGTGAAGGCGGTCTTCCCGGTGGGGTGGACGGGCACGCGTCATGGCACGGGGACGTCCGCGATGTAG
- a CDS encoding DUF4190 domain-containing protein, producing the protein MSIPPPPGNQRPPDPYGPPPADGPQTYRPYGPAGRPYGTPVSVNALAVAALVLGVLCFLPAAGLVLGLIALWQIRRSGQSGRGLAIAGAVLSVVGIVLWVAVLSTGAASEVWEGVKDGARRGNEVLSLDKGDCFDAPGGLEGDTYDVDRVPCEGRHDAEVFAVVRLPGGAFPGEGKITDIADEKCYALQDQYAMDTWAMPADVDVYYLLPSRMSWRYGDRAITCLFGDTEAQVKLTGSLRTDPTTLDTDQVVFLSTANALDTALYEEPEKSPEDDLAAHRAWAGQVHDVLGEQIEALRGHSWPAGARGPLAGLAGEMEDAREEWRRASTARDVDTYFAHYDKAYGSVDGPATVTARKALGLAATPPASGEDEPGTSEAQV; encoded by the coding sequence GTGTCGATACCCCCGCCCCCCGGGAACCAGCGGCCCCCGGACCCGTACGGCCCGCCTCCGGCCGACGGGCCGCAGACCTACCGTCCCTACGGCCCCGCGGGGCGTCCGTACGGCACCCCCGTCTCCGTCAACGCCCTGGCCGTCGCCGCCCTCGTGCTCGGCGTCCTCTGCTTCCTGCCCGCCGCGGGCCTCGTGCTGGGGCTGATCGCGCTGTGGCAGATCCGGCGGTCCGGGCAGAGCGGGCGGGGCCTGGCGATCGCGGGGGCCGTGCTGTCGGTCGTCGGGATCGTGCTGTGGGTGGCCGTGCTGTCCACGGGCGCCGCGTCCGAGGTCTGGGAGGGGGTCAAGGACGGGGCGCGGCGGGGCAACGAGGTCCTGTCGCTGGACAAGGGCGACTGCTTCGACGCGCCCGGCGGGCTGGAGGGGGACACCTACGACGTCGACCGGGTGCCGTGCGAGGGCCGGCACGACGCCGAGGTGTTCGCGGTCGTCAGGCTGCCCGGCGGTGCCTTCCCGGGCGAGGGGAAGATCACCGACATCGCCGACGAGAAGTGCTACGCCCTCCAGGACCAGTACGCGATGGACACCTGGGCGATGCCGGCCGATGTCGACGTGTACTACCTGCTGCCGTCCAGGATGAGCTGGCGTTACGGGGACCGCGCGATCACCTGCCTCTTCGGCGACACGGAGGCGCAGGTCAAGCTGACCGGTTCGCTGCGCACCGACCCCACCACCCTCGACACCGACCAGGTCGTCTTCCTGTCGACCGCCAACGCTCTCGACACGGCGCTCTACGAGGAGCCCGAGAAGAGCCCCGAGGACGACCTCGCCGCCCACCGGGCCTGGGCCGGCCAGGTCCACGACGTGCTCGGCGAGCAGATCGAGGCCCTGCGCGGGCACTCCTGGCCGGCCGGCGCCCGTGGGCCCCTCGCCGGCCTGGCCGGGGAGATGGAGGACGCCCGCGAGGAGTGGCGCAGGGCGAGCACCGCACGCGACGTGGACACCTACTTCGCGCACTACGACAAGGCGTACGGATCCGTGGACGGCCCGGCGACCGTCACGGCGCGCAAGGCCCTCGGTCTGGCGGCGACGCCGCCCGCCTCCGGGGAGGACGAGCCGGGCACCTCCGAAGCGCAGGTGTGA
- a CDS encoding GntR family transcriptional regulator gives MTFGEQPAYLRVAGDLRKKIVDGQLPPHTRLPSQARIRQEYGVSDTVALEARKVLMAEGLVEGRSGSGTYVRERPVPRRIARSGYRPTGGATPFRQEQADGEGRGTWESSSEQSEASVAVAERLGIEPGERVMCTRYLYREAGEAMMLSTSWEPLTVTGRTPVMLPEEGPVGGMGVVERMRAIDVIVDNVTEEVGARPGLAEELLVLGGVPGHVVLVIQRTFYASGRPVETADVVVPADRYRVAYHLPVK, from the coding sequence GTGACATTCGGTGAGCAGCCGGCGTACCTGCGCGTCGCGGGTGATCTACGCAAGAAGATCGTCGACGGTCAGCTGCCACCGCACACCCGCCTCCCCTCCCAGGCCAGAATCCGCCAGGAGTACGGGGTCTCGGACACGGTCGCGCTGGAGGCCCGCAAGGTCCTCATGGCGGAAGGCCTGGTCGAGGGCCGCTCCGGCTCGGGGACGTATGTGCGCGAGCGGCCCGTGCCCCGGCGCATCGCCCGCTCCGGCTACCGTCCGACCGGAGGCGCCACGCCGTTCCGCCAGGAGCAGGCCGACGGCGAGGGTCGCGGCACCTGGGAGTCGAGCAGCGAGCAGTCCGAGGCGAGCGTCGCGGTCGCCGAGCGGCTGGGCATCGAGCCGGGCGAGCGGGTCATGTGCACGCGGTACCTCTACCGCGAGGCCGGCGAGGCGATGATGCTCTCCACGTCCTGGGAACCCCTCACCGTCACGGGGCGTACGCCCGTGATGCTGCCGGAGGAGGGCCCGGTCGGCGGCATGGGCGTCGTCGAGCGCATGCGCGCCATCGACGTGATCGTGGACAACGTCACCGAGGAGGTCGGCGCCCGCCCCGGCCTCGCCGAGGAGCTGCTCGTCCTGGGCGGTGTGCCGGGCCATGTCGTCCTGGTCATCCAGCGCACGTTCTACGCCTCCGGGCGCCCCGTGGAGACGGCCGACGTGGTCGTCCCGGCCGATCGGTACCGGGTCGCCTACCACCTTCCGGTCAAGTAG
- a CDS encoding SPOR domain-containing protein has product MNDSTVTLPWLVIREDDNGNRYRVGRYATRAEAQKIADSLDGRGHKQLYWVERLGQSGSAVAHD; this is encoded by the coding sequence ATGAACGACAGCACGGTCACTCTTCCCTGGCTCGTGATCCGAGAAGACGACAACGGCAACCGCTACCGCGTGGGCCGGTACGCGACCAGGGCCGAGGCCCAGAAGATCGCGGACAGCCTCGACGGTCGCGGCCACAAGCAGCTGTACTGGGTCGAGCGGCTCGGTCAGAGCGGGTCGGCCGTGGCCCACGACTGA
- a CDS encoding (deoxy)nucleoside triphosphate pyrophosphohydrolase: MSERIVVGAALVDDGRLLAARRSAPVELAGRWELPGGKVEPGETADAALARELREELGVDAEVGERVPGEWPLRAPYVLHVWTARLRPGSAAPEPLQDHDALRWLGPGEIWDVPWLDQDVPAVRQSLAHLGAAEGLPSRDPGSGGPQAPGA, from the coding sequence ATGAGTGAGCGGATCGTCGTGGGGGCCGCGCTGGTCGACGACGGGCGGCTGCTGGCCGCCCGGCGCAGCGCGCCCGTCGAGCTGGCCGGGCGCTGGGAGCTGCCCGGCGGCAAGGTCGAGCCCGGGGAGACGGCCGACGCGGCGCTCGCGCGGGAGCTGCGCGAGGAGCTCGGCGTCGACGCCGAGGTGGGCGAGCGCGTCCCGGGGGAGTGGCCCCTCAGAGCGCCGTACGTCCTGCATGTGTGGACCGCCCGGCTGCGACCCGGCTCCGCCGCCCCCGAACCCCTCCAGGACCACGACGCACTGCGCTGGCTCGGCCCCGGCGAGATCTGGGACGTGCCCTGGCTCGACCAGGACGTCCCGGCCGTACGGCAGTCCCTCGCGCATCTGGGAGCCGCGGAGGGCCTCCCCTCGCGCGACCCCGGCTCCGGCGGGCCGCAGGCGCCCGGCGCCTGA
- a CDS encoding ATP-binding protein yields the protein MKPDMGGAPAWEVIGVIDTEGDCAEWSFPADPGAVRTARQAVRGQLRRWGLESLADLAALLVSELVTNALRHATGPIGVRLVRPSGLGGVLRVEVSDPLPDPPRERAARPEDESGRGLYLVASSSRRWGTRPGAGGKTVWFELAVPE from the coding sequence ATGAAACCGGACATGGGCGGGGCTCCTGCCTGGGAAGTGATCGGCGTGATCGACACCGAAGGTGACTGCGCCGAGTGGAGCTTTCCCGCCGACCCGGGTGCCGTGCGCACCGCCCGCCAGGCCGTGCGCGGCCAACTCCGGCGCTGGGGCCTCGAGAGCCTCGCCGACCTCGCCGCCCTGCTGGTGAGCGAGCTGGTCACCAACGCCCTGCGGCATGCCACGGGCCCCATCGGGGTCCGCCTGGTACGCCCCTCCGGCCTGGGCGGCGTCCTCCGGGTCGAGGTCTCCGACCCGCTGCCGGACCCGCCCCGCGAGCGCGCCGCCCGCCCGGAGGACGAGAGCGGCCGCGGACTGTACCTGGTGGCCTCCTCCTCCCGCCGCTGGGGCACCCGGCCCGGCGCCGGGGGCAAGACCGTGTGGTTCGAACTCGCGGTGCCGGAGTGA
- a CDS encoding SpoIIE family protein phosphatase produces MSEIPAKATESEDPSEGARAGAADGLASAVGGALAADGVRTGDAMWQSSPPGSIYDYIKVASFSIGPDGLVEQWSLRAEHLFGIPADRAVGMDPIEAFIDPRHRERGMRKMAEILDGREWTGVVPFRMPRGVKGECGHEGLAEVYVMPTRTEEGEKAAVCIVVDVRTLRSIETDLAASQAIFSQSPFGFLLIDPDLRVRRVNQRFASIFGGTPDDHHGKGVHDYLQRGEAERVAATLRRVLETGSSITDMHVTGFVPGSDERRHWSVNLYRVHSGSGRPIGIAWLGIDITARRAAAREAAAARRNLALLNEAGARIGNSLDLETTARQLLDVVVPGFCDLATVDLYQGLLAGDETPPGLADGSAELRRVAFASAVSDAPFTGTGVPVAVGAVHHYPFNSPCADALRTARPQTVPGEDGGLVQSTLAVPMVAHDTVVGLAQFARTKGSEPFGDRDRDLAVELAARAAVCIDNARLYRREHERALILQRSLLPPGDPEASGLDIACRYLPGNVNTGRPSEVGGDWFDVIELPGHRTALVVGDVMGRGLRAAVAMGELRTAVRTLAQLDLEPAEVLSQLDEIARGLGAPGGVQQATRAARRPREADLSEVYLATCVYAVYDSVTRRCTFANAGHLPPVLVEPGEQALMLDVPPGMPLGVGGEPFEEVEVELPEGALLALYTDGLVESRDHPLDEGLQAFVSALADPAQPLEDVCDHVLNTLDTHHGEDDIALLMARVQGLPTESVGDWTLPREPRSVGRAREYARAQLLAWDMEPLVDTTELLVSELVTNALRYGEGEIRLRLLLDRTLVCEVWDSGLVQPRRRRARDTDEGGRGLQLVGLLSAAWGSRRTPRGKTVWFELPLPGGDTSLTDPAEALLSLF; encoded by the coding sequence GTGAGCGAGATACCAGCGAAGGCCACGGAGTCCGAGGACCCGTCGGAGGGCGCGAGGGCGGGGGCTGCCGACGGCTTGGCCTCCGCGGTGGGCGGTGCGCTCGCGGCCGACGGCGTGCGCACCGGGGACGCCATGTGGCAGAGCAGTCCCCCGGGATCCATCTACGACTACATCAAGGTCGCGTCCTTCTCCATCGGGCCCGACGGACTGGTCGAGCAGTGGAGCCTGCGTGCCGAGCACCTCTTCGGCATCCCCGCCGACCGCGCCGTCGGCATGGACCCCATCGAGGCGTTCATCGACCCGCGCCATCGCGAGCGCGGCATGCGCAAGATGGCCGAGATCCTCGACGGCCGCGAGTGGACCGGAGTGGTGCCCTTCCGGATGCCGAGGGGCGTCAAGGGGGAGTGCGGCCACGAGGGGCTCGCCGAGGTGTACGTCATGCCGACGCGCACCGAGGAAGGTGAGAAGGCCGCCGTCTGCATCGTCGTCGACGTCCGCACCCTGCGCAGCATCGAGACCGACCTCGCCGCCTCGCAGGCCATTTTCAGTCAATCCCCGTTCGGATTCCTGCTGATCGATCCCGATCTGCGGGTCCGTCGCGTCAACCAGCGGTTCGCCTCCATCTTCGGCGGCACGCCCGACGACCACCACGGCAAGGGCGTCCACGACTACCTCCAGCGCGGCGAGGCCGAGCGGGTCGCCGCCACCCTGCGCCGGGTGCTGGAAACCGGCAGCTCCATCACCGACATGCACGTCACGGGCTTCGTGCCGGGCTCCGACGAGCGCCGCCACTGGTCCGTCAACCTCTACCGCGTGCACAGCGGTTCGGGCCGCCCCATCGGGATCGCCTGGCTCGGCATCGACATCACCGCCCGCCGCGCCGCCGCCCGCGAGGCCGCCGCCGCCCGGCGCAATCTCGCCCTGCTGAACGAGGCGGGGGCCCGCATCGGCAACTCCCTCGACCTGGAGACCACGGCCCGCCAGCTCCTCGACGTCGTCGTCCCCGGCTTCTGCGACCTGGCCACGGTCGACCTCTACCAGGGCCTGCTGGCCGGCGACGAGACCCCGCCCGGGCTCGCCGACGGCAGCGCCGAGCTGCGCCGTGTGGCCTTCGCCAGCGCGGTCTCCGACGCGCCCTTCACCGGTACCGGCGTGCCCGTCGCGGTCGGCGCCGTCCACCACTACCCGTTCAACTCGCCCTGCGCGGACGCCCTGCGCACGGCCCGCCCGCAGACCGTCCCGGGCGAGGACGGCGGGCTCGTGCAGTCCACGCTGGCCGTGCCGATGGTCGCCCACGACACCGTCGTCGGGCTCGCGCAGTTCGCCCGTACGAAGGGCAGCGAGCCGTTCGGCGACCGGGACCGCGACCTCGCCGTGGAACTGGCGGCGCGGGCCGCGGTCTGCATCGACAACGCACGCCTCTACCGCCGCGAGCACGAACGCGCGTTGATACTGCAACGGTCCCTGCTCCCGCCCGGCGACCCGGAGGCCTCCGGCCTCGACATCGCCTGCCGCTATCTGCCCGGCAACGTCAACACCGGCCGGCCCAGCGAGGTCGGCGGCGACTGGTTCGACGTCATCGAACTGCCCGGGCACCGCACCGCGCTGGTCGTCGGCGACGTCATGGGCCGCGGCCTGCGCGCCGCCGTCGCCATGGGCGAACTCCGCACGGCGGTCCGCACCCTGGCCCAGCTCGACCTGGAACCGGCCGAGGTGCTCTCCCAGCTGGACGAGATCGCCCGCGGCCTCGGCGCCCCCGGCGGCGTCCAGCAGGCGACCAGGGCGGCCCGCCGCCCCCGCGAGGCCGACCTCTCGGAGGTGTACCTCGCCACCTGCGTCTACGCCGTCTACGACTCCGTCACCCGGCGCTGCACGTTCGCCAACGCGGGCCATCTGCCGCCCGTCCTGGTCGAGCCGGGCGAGCAGGCGCTGATGCTCGACGTGCCGCCGGGCATGCCGCTCGGCGTCGGCGGCGAGCCCTTCGAGGAGGTCGAGGTCGAACTGCCCGAAGGCGCCCTGCTCGCGCTCTACACCGACGGCCTGGTCGAAAGCCGCGACCACCCCCTGGACGAAGGTCTCCAGGCCTTCGTCAGCGCGCTCGCCGACCCGGCCCAGCCGCTGGAGGACGTCTGCGACCACGTCCTCAACACCCTCGACACCCATCACGGCGAGGACGACATCGCGTTGCTGATGGCACGTGTACAGGGGCTGCCCACGGAGTCCGTCGGCGACTGGACCCTGCCGCGTGAGCCGCGCAGCGTGGGCCGGGCCCGCGAGTACGCCCGCGCCCAGCTGCTCGCCTGGGACATGGAACCCCTGGTCGACACCACGGAGCTCCTGGTCAGCGAACTGGTCACCAACGCCCTGCGCTACGGCGAGGGCGAGATCCGGCTGCGCCTCCTGCTCGACCGCACCCTGGTCTGCGAGGTCTGGGACTCCGGCCTGGTCCAGCCCCGCCGCCGCCGGGCCCGCGACACCGACGAGGGCGGCCGCGGCCTCCAGCTCGTCGGCCTCCTCAGCGCCGCGTGGGGCTCCCGCCGCACCCCCCGGGGCAAGACGGTGTGGTTCGAACTGCCCCTGCCCGGAGGCGACACGAGCCTGACGGACCCGGCGGAGGCGCTGCTGAGTCTGTTCTGA
- a CDS encoding glycoside hydrolase family 18 protein, which produces MLIVLPGNTIRITGGDGMDHADGTTPTEAVAEGAAQDAPAPGSGQGRRRRRRLVRAALAVVLAMLVPLLSVLTALRVNYTGDPADGTYTRNRDALWLGHAWVDGRKKDADVTALARRLRGTGIRDLYVHSGPLEHDGTLPESVYPRARWFIDAVHDKLPGVRVQAFLGDVLATEGDEGMRLENPKTRAAVLRSAGRILDTGYEGVHLDLEPMHSGDRNFLTLLDALRRETRSRDARLSIAAHQIDPLPAFHTLWGSVTGHPKWWSQEFFGQVARRVDQIAVMSYDTMQPLQSTYGGYVAQQTSLALEVTPPSTDLLMGLPFFHENRFGHWNHAETVPAAVRGVRLGLSRTDADRARFGVALYIDFAATEADWRSYREDWVR; this is translated from the coding sequence GTGCTGATCGTCCTCCCCGGCAACACCATCCGCATCACCGGGGGAGACGGCATGGACCACGCGGACGGCACCACCCCGACCGAGGCGGTGGCCGAGGGCGCCGCGCAGGACGCTCCCGCACCCGGCAGCGGGCAGGGCAGGCGGCGCCGGCGCCGGCTCGTACGCGCGGCGCTCGCCGTGGTCCTGGCCATGCTGGTCCCGCTGCTGTCCGTGCTGACAGCCCTGCGCGTCAACTACACGGGCGACCCGGCGGACGGCACGTACACCAGGAACCGCGACGCCCTCTGGCTCGGCCACGCCTGGGTCGACGGGCGCAAGAAGGACGCCGACGTCACCGCCCTGGCCCGGCGCCTGCGCGGCACCGGCATCCGCGACCTGTACGTCCACTCGGGCCCGCTGGAGCACGACGGCACGCTCCCCGAGTCGGTGTATCCGAGGGCCCGTTGGTTCATCGACGCCGTGCACGACAAGCTCCCCGGCGTCCGGGTCCAGGCGTTCCTGGGCGACGTCCTGGCGACCGAGGGCGACGAGGGCATGCGCCTGGAGAACCCGAAGACCCGCGCCGCCGTCCTGCGTTCCGCCGGCCGGATCCTGGACACCGGCTACGAGGGCGTTCACCTCGACCTCGAGCCGATGCACTCCGGCGACCGGAACTTCCTGACCCTCCTCGACGCCCTGCGCCGCGAGACCCGCTCCCGGGACGCCCGGCTCTCCATCGCCGCCCACCAGATCGATCCGCTCCCGGCCTTCCACACCCTGTGGGGAAGCGTCACCGGCCACCCCAAGTGGTGGTCCCAGGAGTTCTTCGGCCAGGTCGCCCGCCGCGTCGACCAGATCGCCGTGATGTCGTACGACACGATGCAGCCGCTGCAGAGCACCTACGGCGGCTACGTCGCCCAGCAGACCTCCCTGGCGCTGGAGGTCACCCCGCCGTCCACCGACCTGCTGATGGGCCTGCCCTTCTTCCACGAGAACCGCTTCGGGCACTGGAACCACGCCGAGACCGTCCCCGCGGCGGTCCGCGGTGTCCGCCTGGGCCTGTCCCGCACGGACGCGGACCGGGCCCGCTTCGGCGTCGCGCTCTACATCGATTTCGCCGCCACCGAGGCGGACTGGCGTTCCTACAGGGAAGACTGGGTGCGGTGA
- a CDS encoding phosphotransferase family protein yields the protein MTTTRRPLTTADLAPLARAALGRSRTLTGVERLRGGTKKGVYRLTLDDDSTAVAYVWSADEDYWGRPDPDPRDVLSHGTGLGLFTAAHDRLAAAGVRTPRLRYADSTHTHLPADAAVVEDLTGGSLGDALARDPEAAPEAMERMAGLLATLHGHTGPRFGKVAVVDNGGSSYGASCEQRVTEGALRAVAEAAAREPRAAAARRELEEEIHALAAEVRPRDRHTLVHGELGADHVLLTPDGHPALIDIEGLMYSDVEHEHVFLRLRFGPHYDALRAPGLDEARLRLYRLAMHIGLVSGPLTLIEGDFPHPDRMREIAEHNLHQALSLLKSAS from the coding sequence GTGACGACGACCCGCCGCCCCCTCACCACCGCCGACCTCGCCCCCCTCGCCCGCGCCGCCCTCGGCCGGTCCCGCACCCTCACCGGCGTGGAACGCCTGCGCGGCGGCACCAAGAAGGGCGTCTACCGCCTCACCCTCGACGACGACTCCACCGCCGTCGCCTACGTCTGGTCCGCCGACGAGGACTACTGGGGCCGGCCGGACCCCGACCCCCGGGACGTCCTCTCGCACGGCACGGGCCTCGGCCTGTTCACGGCGGCCCACGACCGGCTCGCCGCCGCCGGCGTCCGCACCCCCCGCCTCCGGTACGCCGACTCCACGCACACGCACCTGCCCGCGGACGCGGCCGTCGTCGAGGACCTCACCGGAGGCAGCCTGGGGGACGCCCTGGCCCGCGACCCTGAGGCGGCTCCGGAGGCCATGGAGCGGATGGCCGGGCTGCTCGCCACCCTGCACGGCCATACCGGACCCCGGTTCGGGAAGGTCGCCGTCGTCGACAACGGCGGTTCCTCGTACGGAGCCTCCTGCGAGCAGCGCGTCACCGAAGGGGCCCTGCGCGCCGTGGCCGAAGCCGCCGCCCGCGAGCCCCGCGCCGCCGCCGCACGCCGGGAGCTGGAGGAGGAGATCCACGCCCTGGCCGCCGAGGTCCGGCCCCGTGACCGCCACACCCTCGTCCACGGAGAGCTCGGGGCCGACCACGTCCTGCTCACGCCCGACGGGCATCCGGCGCTCATCGACATCGAGGGCCTGATGTACTCCGACGTGGAGCACGAACACGTCTTCCTGCGGCTCCGCTTCGGCCCCCACTACGACGCCCTGCGCGCCCCCGGCCTGGACGAGGCACGCCTGCGCCTGTACCGCCTGGCGATGCACATCGGACTGGTCTCGGGCCCGCTGACCCTGATCGAGGGCGACTTCCCGCACCCGGACCGGATGCGGGAGATCGCCGAGCACAACCTCCACCAGGCGCTCAGCCTGCTGAAGAGCGCCTCCTGA
- a CDS encoding succinate dehydrogenase/fumarate reductase iron-sulfur subunit codes for MSGYTAHFKVWRGDVGGGGLEDFEVEVNDGEVVLDIIHRIQAGQAPDLAVRWNCKAGKCGSCSAEINGRPRLMCMTRMSVFGREETVTVTPLRAFPVVRDLVTDVGFNYAKAREVPSFVPPAGVGPGEYRMMQEDVDRSQEFRKCIECFLCQDTCHVVRDHEENKQAFAGPRFLMRVAELDMHPLDAASEAGLDRRATAQDEHGLGYCNITKCCTEVCPEGIKITDNALIPLKERVVDRKYDPLVWLGSKIRRRSSAG; via the coding sequence ATGAGCGGCTATACGGCCCACTTCAAGGTGTGGCGCGGGGACGTGGGCGGCGGCGGCCTGGAGGACTTCGAGGTCGAGGTCAACGACGGTGAGGTGGTGCTCGACATCATCCACCGCATCCAGGCCGGCCAGGCGCCCGACCTCGCCGTGCGCTGGAACTGCAAGGCGGGCAAGTGCGGTTCCTGCTCGGCGGAGATCAACGGCCGTCCGCGGCTGATGTGCATGACGCGCATGTCGGTGTTCGGCCGGGAGGAGACCGTCACGGTGACGCCGCTGCGGGCGTTCCCGGTCGTCCGCGACCTGGTCACCGACGTCGGCTTCAACTACGCCAAGGCCAGGGAGGTCCCGTCCTTCGTGCCGCCGGCCGGGGTCGGCCCCGGCGAGTACCGGATGATGCAGGAGGACGTGGACCGCTCGCAGGAGTTCCGCAAGTGCATCGAGTGCTTCCTGTGCCAGGACACCTGCCATGTGGTGCGTGACCACGAGGAGAACAAGCAGGCCTTCGCCGGGCCCCGTTTCCTGATGCGGGTGGCGGAGCTGGACATGCACCCGCTGGACGCCGCGTCGGAGGCGGGCCTGGACCGCAGGGCCACCGCCCAGGACGAACACGGCCTCGGCTACTGCAACATCACCAAGTGCTGTACGGAGGTCTGCCCCGAGGGCATCAAGATCACGGACAATGCGCTGATCCCGCTGAAGGAGCGGGTGGTCGACCGCAAGTACGACCCGCTGGTGTGGCTGGGCTCGAAGATCAGGAGGCGCTCTTCAGCAGGCTGA